A part of Quatrionicoccus australiensis genomic DNA contains:
- the urtE gene encoding urea ABC transporter ATP-binding subunit UrtE — MLKIDTLNQAYGGSHILRGLSFEVKTGEVTTLLGRNGVGKTTLLKSLMGLVKTKSGSITFDGKDITNLPPHERVKAGIGYVPQGREIFPRLTVEENLLMGLATKPGGTKIPERIFEMFPVLKQMMHRRGGDLSGGQQQQLAIGRALAMGPKLLILDEPTEGIQPSIIKDIERAIRMLAATGEMAILLVEQYYDFAEALADQYLLMERGEFIMRGRGETMPQDGVRQALAV, encoded by the coding sequence ATGCTGAAAATCGACACCCTAAACCAAGCCTATGGCGGCAGCCACATCCTCCGTGGCCTCTCCTTCGAGGTCAAAACCGGCGAAGTCACCACCCTCCTCGGCCGCAATGGCGTCGGCAAGACGACGCTGCTCAAATCGCTAATGGGCCTGGTCAAGACCAAATCCGGCAGCATCACTTTCGACGGCAAGGACATCACGAACCTGCCACCGCACGAGCGCGTCAAGGCCGGCATCGGCTACGTGCCGCAGGGCCGCGAGATCTTCCCGCGCCTGACCGTCGAGGAAAACCTGCTCATGGGCCTCGCCACCAAGCCGGGCGGCACGAAGATTCCCGAGCGCATTTTCGAGATGTTCCCGGTTCTCAAGCAGATGATGCACCGCCGCGGCGGCGACCTTTCCGGCGGCCAGCAGCAACAGCTCGCCATCGGCCGCGCCCTGGCCATGGGTCCGAAACTGCTCATCCTCGACGAACCGACCGAAGGCATCCAGCCGTCGATCATCAAGGACATCGAACGCGCCATCCGCATGCTCGCCGCCACCGGCGAAATGGCGATTCTGCTGGTCGAGCAGTATTACGATTTTGCCGAAGCCCTGGCCGACCAGTACCTGCTGATGGAACGCGGCGAATTCATCATGCGCGGCCGCGGTGAAACCATGCCGCAGGACGGCGTGCGCCAGGCTTTGGCGGTCTAA
- a CDS encoding NACHT domain-containing protein has protein sequence MLLIPRHVSRISDDAARLAENPICLLPELRDQGAWVLLGEPGAGKTEVFKMEASETEGLYISIAKFLSDDPDPAWQGKTLFLDGLDETRASGGDSSILLKIRGHLRKLGNPKFRIACRAADWFGSTDSQAVSDVSPDGRLGVFVLQPLSPEEIQEILKLNHDIADPEDFVNKASDRGINGLLNNPQTLRLLAEAIRDGQWPITREETFRLACRKLAEEDAKPHRDCLRGQAISVERVLEAAGQLCAVLLLSDKAGLALDIERADSGFPLIDDFSPPDLSVARLAVRRKLFRSADAEERVQPSHRSVAEYLAAQWLAKQIDQSGLPLRRVINLFVGRDERTVAGLRGLYGWLALHCQTARQRLIEADPLTVVVYGDVKPMSLADKRKLLAGLQEETKHHFISRREVPSMASFGALAEPELVPEFTNALLSEQRDDASQYFAYCVLDILGEGEPIPELAATLKAVVLDDSRWSGIRSHALRVWLKLSPASAEALAVLDSINEHRLTDSDDDLAGELLSHLYPDYIAPDVLFRYLHAPKKRDYIGGLASFWGYKLASIAPDLHLLVLLDQLATRTDLVVSDKYDFSFYCRKMQGALLCRGLEIFGDEIDDERLFAWLGIGADKYGESHREKEHQAVIADWLGKRPERYKAVLALCYKHCAAKDQVRSCIFAQEHRLHGAVVPDDFGLWHLELASREPNVELAEIHAIEAVQALMFERGHVGLSLEKLEAWAEANPQKKDWLERMLTCEIQEWQRDSSAKARVRKLEHAEKKRKRAIDLSKYLSAIQDGSAAPGILYELAGVWMDHYYDTHGKTHQERFDSYCDNGLEALEAAESGFVASPLRNDLPSVAEIVDLGIKQREHYIRKPCLIGMELRWQQGVSLVDTLGDDCLRRMLAFRLTYGADNTPAWFTHLVQTCPELVAEVLVVYAGATLKARQDFIYGIYPLAHDPIYRGVAELAGPPLLAGFPVRAKSTQLSHLEYLLKAAVRYTPVQLLVLVDHKLAVKGMDVAQRVYWLTAAMLLDPPKYESALWRYIGKNWLRANHLCVFLSERFAGISNDYPLSPVSIGKLIELLSPHADFERRSGVVSSTMQRGENILAMVTRLGALATDEAEREIERLLALQSLSKLKHALLDALHQLKLKRRELLYRFPELASVARILANREPVNSADLAALTVDYLEQIALGIRNDNDDGFRDFWNVENKKPSGKREENYCRDVLLRRLRASSATFGVDCQPEGDYANDKRADIRLSYRNDFEVPIEIKRDDNRSLWSALRSQLMSQYTTSPKTSGYGIYLVLWFGKSDFPPARDGGKKPSSPGELQARLEAQLDPEERRRVFVRVLDVSWPK, from the coding sequence AGCTCGGCAACCCCAAATTTCGTATCGCCTGTCGTGCGGCCGATTGGTTCGGTTCAACGGACAGTCAGGCGGTGAGCGATGTGTCGCCGGATGGTCGCCTCGGGGTCTTTGTTCTTCAGCCCCTGAGCCCGGAGGAAATTCAGGAGATTCTGAAGCTCAACCACGACATTGCCGATCCCGAAGATTTTGTGAACAAGGCAAGTGATCGTGGCATCAACGGTTTGTTGAACAATCCCCAGACGCTACGCCTGCTGGCAGAGGCCATACGTGACGGGCAGTGGCCGATTACCCGTGAGGAAACCTTCAGGCTGGCCTGTCGGAAATTGGCGGAAGAGGATGCCAAGCCACATCGGGATTGCCTGCGCGGCCAGGCGATTTCTGTCGAGCGCGTTCTGGAAGCTGCCGGCCAACTCTGTGCCGTGCTGCTGCTCTCCGACAAGGCCGGCCTGGCGCTCGATATCGAGCGCGCCGACTCAGGTTTCCCGCTGATTGACGATTTTTCCCCGCCCGATTTATCAGTGGCGCGCCTGGCCGTGAGGCGAAAACTGTTTCGTTCTGCCGACGCCGAAGAGCGGGTGCAACCCAGTCATCGAAGCGTTGCCGAATACCTGGCGGCGCAATGGCTGGCAAAACAAATCGATCAAAGCGGTCTACCGCTGCGGCGGGTCATCAATCTTTTCGTCGGGCGCGACGAACGGACGGTTGCCGGCTTGCGTGGCCTCTACGGCTGGTTGGCGCTGCATTGCCAGACTGCCCGCCAACGCCTGATCGAGGCCGATCCTCTGACCGTGGTGGTTTATGGCGACGTCAAACCCATGTCATTGGCCGACAAGCGCAAGTTGCTTGCCGGCCTGCAAGAAGAGACAAAACACCATTTCATCTCGCGCCGAGAAGTTCCTTCCATGGCCTCCTTTGGTGCGCTTGCCGAGCCGGAGCTGGTCCCTGAATTTACCAATGCCCTGCTGTCGGAGCAGCGTGACGATGCAAGTCAGTACTTCGCCTATTGCGTGTTGGACATCCTTGGCGAAGGTGAGCCCATTCCCGAATTGGCGGCAACCCTCAAGGCTGTTGTCCTTGATGACAGCCGCTGGAGTGGAATCAGAAGCCATGCGCTGAGAGTCTGGTTGAAATTGTCGCCGGCAAGCGCAGAGGCGCTGGCCGTGCTGGACTCGATCAACGAGCATAGGCTGACGGATTCTGATGACGATCTGGCTGGCGAGTTGCTCAGTCATCTGTATCCTGACTATATCGCACCCGATGTGCTGTTTCGTTATCTGCACGCGCCCAAGAAGCGTGACTACATCGGTGGGCTTGCAAGCTTCTGGGGATATAAATTAGCTAGCATCGCTCCAGACTTGCATTTGCTTGTTTTGCTGGATCAGCTTGCTACTAGGACAGATCTGGTTGTCTCCGATAAATACGACTTCAGCTTCTATTGCCGAAAAATGCAGGGTGCCTTGCTCTGCCGGGGCCTGGAAATATTTGGCGACGAGATCGATGATGAACGGTTGTTTGCCTGGCTAGGAATCGGTGCTGACAAGTATGGCGAGAGCCACAGGGAAAAAGAGCATCAGGCTGTCATTGCCGATTGGTTGGGAAAACGTCCCGAACGTTACAAGGCAGTGCTTGCTCTTTGCTACAAACATTGTGCGGCGAAAGATCAGGTGCGTTCTTGCATTTTTGCACAGGAGCATCGTTTGCATGGCGCTGTCGTGCCGGATGATTTCGGACTTTGGCATCTGGAATTGGCATCCCGGGAGCCAAATGTCGAGCTTGCCGAGATTCACGCCATCGAGGCCGTACAAGCACTGATGTTTGAGCGTGGTCATGTTGGTCTGTCGCTGGAAAAGCTCGAAGCATGGGCTGAAGCTAATCCGCAGAAAAAGGACTGGCTGGAGCGAATGCTGACTTGCGAAATACAGGAGTGGCAGCGGGATAGCTCAGCCAAAGCCAGAGTTCGCAAGCTTGAACATGCAGAAAAAAAACGAAAACGCGCTATTGATTTGTCCAAGTACTTGTCGGCGATTCAGGATGGCAGTGCCGCGCCCGGTATCCTGTATGAGTTGGCAGGGGTCTGGATGGATCACTACTACGATACCCATGGAAAAACGCACCAGGAACGCTTCGACAGTTATTGTGATAACGGCTTGGAAGCGCTGGAGGCAGCCGAGTCTGGTTTCGTGGCGAGTCCCCTTCGCAATGATTTGCCCAGTGTTGCCGAAATCGTCGACCTCGGTATCAAACAGCGAGAACACTACATCCGTAAACCCTGCCTGATCGGCATGGAGTTGCGCTGGCAGCAAGGTGTTTCTCTCGTCGATACGCTCGGCGACGACTGCCTGCGTCGCATGCTGGCCTTTCGCCTGACTTATGGCGCAGACAATACGCCGGCATGGTTTACCCACCTGGTACAGACGTGTCCCGAATTGGTGGCCGAAGTGCTGGTCGTTTATGCCGGCGCCACCCTGAAAGCCCGCCAGGATTTCATCTACGGCATCTATCCACTGGCGCACGATCCAATCTACCGTGGCGTCGCAGAATTGGCCGGGCCGCCCTTGTTGGCCGGCTTTCCCGTTCGTGCCAAATCGACCCAGTTGTCGCATCTCGAATATCTGCTGAAAGCGGCTGTACGCTATACCCCTGTTCAGCTACTGGTACTGGTCGACCATAAGCTGGCCGTCAAAGGCATGGATGTTGCGCAGCGGGTTTACTGGCTGACGGCGGCCATGCTGCTTGATCCCCCGAAATACGAATCGGCGCTCTGGCGGTATATCGGTAAGAACTGGCTAAGGGCCAATCATCTGTGTGTCTTTCTCAGCGAGCGTTTTGCGGGTATCAGCAATGACTATCCGCTCTCGCCAGTGAGCATCGGCAAACTGATCGAACTGCTCAGTCCACATGCCGATTTTGAACGCCGCTCGGGAGTGGTCAGTAGCACCATGCAACGTGGCGAAAATATTCTGGCCATGGTGACCCGTCTCGGCGCACTGGCAACCGATGAAGCCGAGCGGGAAATCGAGCGGCTGCTTGCTTTGCAGTCATTGAGTAAATTGAAACATGCACTGCTCGATGCACTGCACCAGTTGAAGTTGAAGCGGCGCGAGTTGCTTTATCGTTTCCCCGAACTGGCAAGCGTGGCGCGGATTCTGGCCAATCGTGAACCGGTCAATTCCGCTGATTTGGCGGCCCTGACGGTCGACTATCTGGAGCAAATTGCGCTTGGGATTCGCAACGACAACGATGATGGTTTTCGGGACTTCTGGAATGTTGAAAACAAGAAGCCGAGCGGCAAGCGGGAGGAAAATTATTGTCGCGATGTTTTGCTGAGGAGGCTACGCGCTTCTTCCGCAACATTCGGCGTCGATTGCCAACCCGAAGGCGATTACGCCAACGACAAGCGTGCAGACATCCGCTTGTCGTATCGCAATGACTTTGAAGTGCCCATCGAAATCAAGCGTGACGATAACCGCTCGTTATGGAGCGCATTGCGTAGCCAATTGATGAGCCAATACACCACTTCGCCAAAAACCTCGGGTTACGGTATTTATCTTGTGCTCTGGTTTGGCAAGAGTGATTTCCCGCCAGCCAGGGATGGCGGGAAAAAGCCAAGCTCGCCGGGCGAGTTGCAGGCCCGCCTCGAAGCGCAACTTGATCCTGAAGAGCGCCGGCGGGTTTTTGTTCGGGTGCTGGACGTCAGTTGGCCGAAATAG